A portion of the Actomonas aquatica genome contains these proteins:
- a CDS encoding LysR family transcriptional regulator — protein sequence MELRHLRTFVAVARHLNFTVAAAELHVAQPAVSQTIRDLEEEMGVTLFQRSKRSVRLTAAGTVFRGEVERILETADGAVRAAQRAARGEVGKLVLGYMGPATTPFLPRVLRAYRELYPDVELVLHEMMPTEQLAAFEQERIDVAFTRPTGLAGQRLWLEEELIYTDRVVAAVPSDHALAQRRGGTLPVKRLGQETLVVYQQTGAMGLYDIIMGMCRRAGIAPRVVQEPDLMPTVVTLVAAGVGIGLVPGCVACRHVPGVEFRELSPRSDDVPLVMAWGRDNASPTLGAFLDVVRELKPAIQAQMEGAAHCGRTS from the coding sequence ATGGAACTGAGGCATCTGCGGACCTTCGTGGCGGTGGCGCGGCACCTGAACTTTACGGTGGCGGCGGCGGAGCTGCATGTGGCGCAGCCGGCGGTGAGTCAGACGATCCGGGATCTGGAGGAGGAGATGGGGGTGACCTTGTTTCAGCGCTCGAAGCGGTCGGTGCGGCTGACGGCGGCGGGCACGGTGTTTCGCGGGGAGGTGGAGCGCATTTTGGAGACGGCGGACGGGGCGGTGCGGGCGGCGCAGCGGGCAGCGCGGGGTGAGGTGGGCAAGCTGGTGCTCGGCTACATGGGTCCGGCGACAACGCCGTTTTTGCCGCGGGTGTTGCGGGCGTATCGTGAGCTTTATCCGGATGTGGAGTTGGTGCTGCACGAGATGATGCCGACGGAGCAGCTGGCGGCGTTTGAGCAGGAGCGCATCGATGTGGCGTTTACGCGGCCGACGGGATTGGCGGGGCAGCGGTTGTGGTTGGAGGAGGAGTTGATTTACACGGACCGGGTGGTGGCGGCGGTGCCGTCGGATCACGCGTTGGCGCAGCGTCGCGGCGGGACCTTGCCGGTGAAGCGGTTGGGGCAAGAGACCTTGGTGGTTTACCAGCAGACGGGGGCCATGGGCCTGTATGACATCATCATGGGCATGTGTCGGCGGGCGGGGATCGCGCCGCGGGTGGTGCAAGAGCCGGATTTAATGCCGACGGTGGTGACGCTGGTGGCGGCGGGAGTGGGGATCGGTCTGGTGCCGGGCTGTGTGGCGTGTCGGCATGTGCCCGGGGTGGAGTTTCGGGAGCTGAGTCCGCGGTCGGATGACGTGCCGTTGGTGATGGCGTGGGGGCGGGACAATGCGTCGCCGACGCTGGGGGCGTTTTTGGATGTGGTGCGGGAGTTGAAGCCGGCGATTCAGGCGCAGATGGAAGGGGCGGCGCATTGCGGGCGGACGAGCTGA
- a CDS encoding hybrid sensor histidine kinase/response regulator, protein MRFPIYRSLIFATLGLLGVVLGGVVFYWLALQGLQQAEMGRLQARAEQRATELRAKAREAETYVRALAANSVVRTLAAGDGGEVAEADQLRRLEEDLLATMRANLRVQQLRLIMADEAGRELVRVDRKSIWEDVRVVGPEQLQEKGHRDYVRRGRTLEPGQVMLVPISLNREEGQVELPYRLVARAVARTEPVEGGPSVLVVANVDVTREVEAWQRESGEGLKVYLLGEDGAFLSHPDPARRFGVELGTGFTAEREFANWESMRHDGAAQRQIERDGPGHWLGYVEVPVLVRSAPEPVVLARVVMRATDRFLEGTAGMVLRTSMPLAALVAVGLAVLAIVMWRAVARPLDTILPAVAAYRGGGTLRIPVRVGSTFKPLAQAVERMSALLHEQSEALEMETNERQVSQQAMETIMSGMPDAVLVVDEKRRVAFANPRACRLFERKAEALLGTPCPLQFECDQVLELQYGEQSAKRRLEVRAVELGWMRRTAQLVVIRDVTEVFVLSEQLRQSAKMRALGQLAAGIAHDFNNALAVMTMSAEMLTKCEQDDVEQAKELQDELRVATRRARDLTRQLLIFSRGDEGEARPINLSDLLVGLLKMLRRTLAPKVTVQTSLEADLYLVDARESEIEQVVVNLAINARDAMPQGGKLQITTSNRVFEHPLEVEGVHVPPGHYAVLEVADNGSGMTPEVKAQVFDPFFTTKDRGKGTGMGLANVFAIVERHDGVVALHSEPGQGTCFSIYLPQTLRTVEATTGSEENLLELASCHGSERVLVVEDEPVLARLMVVCLEEYGYAVEHVLAGEEALLRLQDDSQAAVDLIIADVLSPGMGGLELSVELSARGLEVAELLISGSSNCSEEEARAALARGARFLGKPFTPSVLVKMVREVCDERKRG, encoded by the coding sequence ATGAGGTTTCCGATCTATCGCAGTCTTATTTTCGCCACGCTCGGTTTACTGGGCGTGGTGCTCGGTGGCGTGGTGTTCTACTGGCTGGCGTTACAGGGGCTCCAACAGGCAGAGATGGGGCGTTTGCAGGCGCGGGCGGAGCAGCGGGCGACGGAATTGCGGGCGAAGGCGCGGGAGGCGGAGACGTATGTGCGGGCGTTGGCGGCCAACTCGGTGGTGAGGACGCTGGCAGCGGGAGATGGGGGGGAGGTGGCAGAGGCGGACCAACTGCGGCGGTTGGAGGAGGACCTGCTGGCGACGATGCGGGCGAACCTACGCGTGCAGCAGTTGCGATTGATCATGGCGGATGAAGCGGGCCGCGAGTTGGTGCGGGTGGACCGAAAGTCGATTTGGGAAGATGTGAGGGTGGTCGGCCCGGAGCAGTTGCAGGAGAAGGGGCACCGGGACTATGTGCGGAGGGGTCGGACCCTGGAGCCCGGGCAGGTGATGCTGGTGCCGATCAGTTTAAATCGGGAGGAAGGTCAGGTGGAGTTGCCGTATCGGCTGGTGGCGCGGGCGGTGGCGCGAACCGAGCCGGTGGAAGGGGGGCCGTCGGTGCTGGTGGTGGCCAATGTGGATGTGACCCGGGAGGTGGAGGCCTGGCAGCGGGAGTCGGGCGAGGGGTTGAAGGTGTATTTGCTGGGTGAAGACGGGGCATTTTTGTCGCACCCGGATCCGGCGCGGCGGTTTGGGGTGGAGCTGGGCACGGGGTTTACGGCGGAGCGGGAGTTTGCGAATTGGGAGTCGATGCGGCACGACGGGGCGGCCCAGCGGCAGATCGAGAGGGACGGTCCGGGGCATTGGTTGGGTTATGTGGAGGTGCCGGTGTTGGTGCGTTCGGCGCCGGAGCCGGTGGTGTTGGCGCGGGTGGTGATGAGAGCGACGGATCGGTTTTTGGAAGGGACGGCGGGCATGGTGTTGCGCACCTCGATGCCGCTGGCGGCGCTGGTGGCGGTGGGGCTGGCGGTCCTAGCGATCGTGATGTGGCGGGCGGTGGCGCGGCCCTTGGATACGATCCTGCCGGCGGTGGCGGCGTATCGCGGTGGGGGCACCTTGCGCATTCCGGTGCGGGTGGGGTCGACGTTTAAGCCCTTGGCGCAGGCGGTGGAGCGCATGAGCGCGTTGTTGCACGAGCAGTCGGAGGCGTTGGAGATGGAGACGAATGAGCGCCAGGTGTCGCAGCAGGCGATGGAGACGATCATGTCGGGCATGCCGGATGCGGTGTTGGTGGTGGACGAGAAACGGCGGGTGGCGTTTGCGAACCCGCGGGCGTGTCGGCTGTTTGAGCGGAAGGCAGAGGCGTTGTTGGGCACACCGTGTCCGTTGCAGTTTGAGTGCGACCAGGTGCTCGAGCTGCAGTATGGCGAGCAGTCGGCGAAACGTCGTTTGGAGGTGCGGGCGGTGGAGTTGGGGTGGATGCGGCGGACGGCGCAGCTGGTCGTCATTCGGGATGTGACGGAGGTGTTTGTGCTGTCGGAGCAGTTGCGGCAATCGGCCAAGATGCGGGCGCTGGGGCAGCTGGCGGCCGGGATTGCGCATGATTTTAACAACGCGCTGGCGGTGATGACGATGAGTGCGGAGATGCTAACGAAATGTGAGCAGGACGACGTGGAGCAGGCGAAGGAGTTGCAGGACGAATTGCGGGTGGCGACGCGGCGGGCGCGCGACCTGACGCGGCAGTTGTTGATTTTCAGCCGGGGAGACGAAGGTGAGGCGCGACCGATCAACCTGTCGGACTTGTTGGTGGGGTTGCTGAAGATGTTGCGGCGGACCTTGGCCCCGAAGGTGACGGTGCAGACCTCGTTGGAGGCGGACCTGTATTTGGTGGATGCGCGGGAGTCGGAGATCGAGCAGGTGGTGGTCAACCTCGCGATCAATGCGCGCGATGCGATGCCGCAGGGCGGGAAGCTACAGATCACCACGAGCAACCGGGTTTTTGAGCACCCGCTGGAGGTGGAAGGGGTGCATGTGCCGCCGGGGCATTATGCGGTGTTGGAGGTGGCGGACAATGGTTCCGGGATGACGCCGGAGGTGAAGGCGCAGGTCTTTGATCCGTTCTTTACCACGAAGGATCGGGGCAAGGGCACGGGGATGGGGCTGGCCAATGTTTTCGCGATTGTGGAGCGCCACGACGGGGTGGTCGCGCTCCACTCCGAGCCGGGCCAAGGGACCTGTTTCAGCATCTACCTACCGCAGACGCTGAGGACGGTGGAGGCGACTACCGGAAGTGAGGAGAATCTGTTGGAGTTGGCCTCCTGTCATGGTTCGGAGCGGGTGTTGGTGGTGGAGGACGAGCCGGTTTTGGCGCGCCTGATGGTGGTGTGTCTGGAGGAATATGGGTATGCGGTGGAGCACGTGTTGGCGGGCGAGGAAGCGTTGCTGCGCTTGCAGGATGATTCGCAGGCGGCGGTCGACCTGATTATCGCGGATGTCCTGTCCCCAGGTATGGGTGGGTTGGAGTTGAGTGTGGAGTTGTCCGCGCGGGGCCTTGAAGTCGCCGAGCTGTTGATCTCGGGCTCGTCCAATTGTTCGGAGGAGGAGGCGAGGGCGGCGTTGGCGCGAGGGGCGCGGTTTTTGGGTAAACCGTTTACGCCGTCGGTGCTCGTCAAGATGGTGCGAGAGGTCTGCGACGAGCGAAAGCGGGGTTAG